A single Chanos chanos chromosome 8, fChaCha1.1, whole genome shotgun sequence DNA region contains:
- the nr4a2b gene encoding nuclear receptor subfamily 4 group A member 2b produces the protein MPCVQAQYGSSPQGASPASQNYSYNTPGEYNCDFLTPEFVKFSMDLTNAEIVATTSLPGFSTFVDSYNSGYDVKPPCLYQMSHSGEQLSIKVEDIPVHGYPPQPHQPHQSEEGITHAGPVYYKPSSPNIPAPQNFPVPTGHAWEDTGSHHSFHQNYLATSHMVDHQRKSAVSRLFSFKQCPPDTPMPSCQMRFDGSLHVTMTPETPGVHRGLEGQNFGVPGALRKQHAMGFPHSIHVGHGHPLMDGQVSSPTSRGSPSSEGLCAVCGDNAACQHYGVRTCEGCKGFFKRTVQKNAKYVCLANKNCPVDKRRRNRCQYCRFQKCLVVGMVKEVVRTASLKGRRGRLPSKPKSPQDAPLPSTPVNLLSALVRAHIDSNPAMSRLDYSKFQANPDYHSGGDDSQHIQQFYDLLTGSMSIIRGWAEKIPGFTDLPKSDQELLFESAFLELFVLRLAYRSNPAEDKLIFCNGVVLHKLQCVRGFGVWIDAIVEFSANLQSMNVDISAFSCIAALTMVTERHGLKEPKRTEDLQNKIVNCLKDQVICTGGSQNCQSHLSKLLEKLPELRTLCTQGLQRIFYLKLEDLVPTPAIIDKLFHDTLPF, from the exons ATGCCCTGCGTCCAGGCTCAGTATGGATCTTCACCGCAAGGAGCCAGCCCCGCTTCGCAGAACTACAGCTACAACACCCCCGGAGAGTACAACTGCGACTTTCTGACACCCGAGTTCGTGAAGTTTAGTATGGACCTAACCAACGCAGAGATCGTAGCCACTACCTCTCTCCCTGGTTTCAGCACTTTCGTGGACAGCTACAACTCGGGCTACGACGTCAAGCCCCCTTGCCTATATCAAATGTCCCACTCTGGAGAGCAGCTCTCCATTAAGGTCGAGGACATACCCGTACACGGTTACCCTCCGCAGCCGCACCAGCCGCATCAATCCGAGGAAGGGATAACTCATGCCGGACCTGTCTACTACAAACCGTCCTCGCCAAATATCCCAGCCCCTCAGAATTTTCCGGTTCCGACCGGTCACGCTTGGGAGGACACTGGATCTCATCACTCCTTTCATCAGAACTACTTGGCGACATCTCACATGGTGGACCACCAACGTAAGAGTGCGGTTTCCCGACTGTTCTCTTTCAAACAGTGTCCGCCCGACACCCCGATGCCCAGCTGTCAGATGCGATTCGACGGATCACTGCATGTGACCATGACTCCAGAGACTCCCGGCGTTCATCGAGGTTTGGAGGGACAGAACTTCGGTGTTCCGGGCGCTCTTAGGAAACAGCACGCCATGGGATTCCCTCACTCCATTCACGTCGGTCACGGACATCCCTTAATGGACGGTCAGGTGTCGTCGCCTACTTCTAGGGGATCGCCTTCGAGCGAGGGTTTGTGCGCCGTGTGTGGTGATAACGCTGCTTGTCAGCATTACGGAGTGCGCACATGCGAGGGTTGCAAAGGTTTCTTCAAG CGAACGGTGCAGAAAAACGCCAAATACGTGTGCCTGGCGAACAAAAACTGTCCTGTGGATAAACGGCGGAGAAACCGATGCCAATACTGCCGTTTCCAGAAGTGCCTCGTTGTGGGGATGGTGAAAGAAG ttgttagGACCGCAAGTTTAAAGGGTCGAAGAGGTCGCCTCCCATCCAAACCCAAGAGTCCCCAGGATGCGCCGCTGCCCTCGACACCTGTCAATCTTCTAAGTGCCCTGGTGAGAGCTCACATCGACTCGAACCCCGCCATGTCTCGTCTGGACTATTCCAAG TTTCAGGCGAATCCCGACTACCATAGCGGCGGAGATGACAGCCAACATATCCAGCAATTCTACGATCTCCTCACTGGATCGATGAGCATCATACGTGGATGGGCCGAAAAAATACCTGGTTTCACGGATCTGCCCAAATCAGATCAGGAACTCCTATTCGAGTCGGCCTTCCTCGAACTTTTCGTTCTTCGACTGGCATACAG GTCGAACCCAGCGGAGGACAAACTTATTTTCTGCAATGGAGTGGTCTTGCACAAATTGCAATGCGTGCGCGGATTTGGAGTGTGGATTGACGCTATTGTGGAGTTTTCCGCAAACCTCCAGAGCATGAATGTAGACATCTCGGCATTTTCCTGCATAGCTGCCCTCACCATGGTAACAG AAAGACACGGACTAAAGGAACCTAAGAGGACAGAAGACCTCCAAAATAAGATTGTAAACTGCTTGAAAGATCAAGTGATTTGCACTGGAGGAAGCCAGAACTGTCAATCGCACTTGTCCAAACTGTTGGAGAAGCTTCCGGAACTTCGCACTCTGTGTACACAGGGACTGCAGCGCATATTTTACTTGAAACTTGAAGATTTGGTTCCAACGCCTGCAATAATTGACAAACTGTTCCACGACACGTTACCTTTTTAA